A genomic region of Pseudomonas sp. KU43P contains the following coding sequences:
- a CDS encoding glutamine synthetase family protein, translating to MTALDLHRELNTSSQKSQDLANKIKASGVEYLYYQVVTLSGRVIAKVVPAKHLIRNLEKGVQFHRTAISDLQTSRTGELLGGGANAAEFTAIPDIDSFNVLPWDRTIGSFYCRLYEPDHRVGNGGEPLATDARGHLIRSHEAFIKETGLRMKSGCEPEMTWFGDKLEVHVRPGASPAYHLGNLELMRPIFKKVMEYAQAMGLDMIEGDYEDPGQLELNWMFDSCELTADRLMTYRLICRQVASEFGVKASFMPKPSTGSMGNGCHHNVSLWRGNENVLAEPGRRELHLTETGLHALGGMLAHAPGSMMIMASTVNSYKRFWDIGQFAPNRINWGMDNKTCTVRLSANGRLEYKLPDASVNPYLSHTVLLAGMLDGLRNKIDPGASQSKDSYADDAKSVGIPLTLGEAVTAFDKDEIVQSAFPAELTRLYRELKADEWARSCGVVTDWERKMYLDYLP from the coding sequence ATGACTGCTCTCGATCTGCACCGCGAGCTCAATACCAGCTCGCAGAAGTCGCAAGACTTGGCGAATAAGATAAAAGCGTCCGGCGTGGAGTATCTTTACTATCAAGTGGTCACGCTCTCCGGGCGCGTGATCGCCAAAGTAGTTCCGGCCAAACACCTTATTCGCAACCTGGAGAAGGGCGTACAATTCCACCGTACCGCCATTTCGGATTTGCAGACTTCGCGCACCGGCGAACTGTTGGGTGGCGGCGCGAACGCGGCTGAGTTCACCGCTATCCCCGATATCGATTCCTTCAATGTCCTGCCCTGGGACCGCACCATCGGCTCGTTCTATTGCCGCCTCTATGAACCCGACCACCGCGTCGGAAACGGCGGCGAGCCGTTGGCCACCGACGCACGCGGCCACCTGATCCGCAGCCACGAAGCCTTCATCAAGGAAACCGGCCTGCGCATGAAGTCGGGATGCGAACCTGAGATGACCTGGTTTGGCGACAAGCTCGAGGTCCACGTGCGCCCGGGTGCCAGCCCTGCCTACCACCTTGGCAACCTGGAGCTGATGCGCCCGATCTTCAAGAAAGTCATGGAATACGCCCAAGCCATGGGCCTGGACATGATTGAGGGTGATTACGAGGACCCGGGCCAGCTCGAACTGAACTGGATGTTCGACTCGTGCGAACTGACGGCCGACCGCCTGATGACCTATCGCCTCATCTGCCGTCAGGTCGCCAGCGAATTCGGCGTCAAGGCCAGCTTCATGCCCAAGCCAAGCACGGGCAGCATGGGCAACGGCTGCCATCACAACGTCAGCCTGTGGAGAGGCAACGAAAACGTTCTGGCAGAACCTGGCCGTCGTGAACTGCACCTGACCGAAACGGGCCTGCATGCCTTGGGCGGGATGCTCGCGCACGCGCCCGGTTCGATGATGATCATGGCGTCCACCGTGAACTCGTACAAACGATTCTGGGACATCGGTCAATTTGCCCCCAACCGTATCAACTGGGGCATGGACAACAAGACCTGCACCGTGCGCCTGTCGGCAAACGGCCGCCTCGAATACAAGCTCCCCGATGCCAGCGTCAACCCCTACCTGTCCCATACGGTCCTGCTCGCCGGCATGCTGGACGGCCTGCGCAACAAGATCGACCCCGGCGCGTCCCAGTCCAAGGACAGCTACGCCGACGACGCCAAGTCCGTGGGCATTCCCCTCACGCTGGGCGAAGCCGTTACAGCGTTCGACAAGGACGAAATTGTCCAATCGGCTTTCCCCGCCGAACTGACCCGGCTGTACCGGGAACTCAAGGCCGATGAGTGGGCCCGCTCTTGCGGCGTCGTGACTGATTGGGAACGCAAAATGTACCTGGACTACCTGCCATGA
- a CDS encoding type 1 glutamine amidotransferase, whose protein sequence is MSTSLKICVIENGRTPDDLIDQFGSYPEMISAWIGPALPEAVFTFVSPVAGEKLPKPYEYDGYILSGSKFSTYERTPWMLALIVFLQQLRAEKIPVFGICFGHQIMADAFGGLTEKCVRGWGVGAQLYEYKTERLPAQCSSFIFHQDQVNKVPPEATVIGGSLHCPHGVFEYAFPALSVQYHPEFSAAYITALARKFRGNLLPDSVSASALSSIDRLAVDAHGIAEWAAAFFRSHVRSFNRHASLGEPYAS, encoded by the coding sequence ATGAGCACGTCGCTGAAAATCTGTGTGATTGAAAACGGCAGAACGCCGGACGACCTGATCGATCAATTCGGCTCGTACCCTGAAATGATCTCCGCCTGGATCGGGCCCGCACTTCCTGAGGCAGTATTCACGTTCGTTTCGCCCGTCGCCGGCGAAAAGCTGCCGAAACCTTATGAATACGATGGGTACATCCTCTCGGGCTCGAAGTTCAGCACCTATGAGCGCACCCCGTGGATGCTGGCGCTGATTGTCTTCCTGCAGCAACTTCGAGCCGAGAAGATCCCGGTATTCGGGATCTGTTTCGGCCACCAGATCATGGCGGACGCATTTGGTGGTCTTACTGAAAAATGCGTGCGTGGCTGGGGGGTGGGCGCCCAACTCTACGAGTACAAGACCGAGCGCCTTCCGGCACAGTGTTCCTCGTTCATTTTCCATCAGGACCAAGTGAACAAAGTACCGCCGGAAGCCACAGTGATCGGTGGCTCACTGCATTGCCCACATGGGGTGTTCGAATACGCATTCCCTGCCCTGTCAGTCCAGTACCACCCGGAATTCAGCGCCGCGTACATCACCGCACTCGCCAGAAAGTTCCGTGGCAACTTGCTGCCGGATTCCGTGTCCGCCAGCGCATTAAGCTCAATCGACCGACTGGCGGTTGACGCTCACGGTATTGCCGAATGGGCCGCTGCGTTCTTCCGAAGTCACGTCAGATCTTTCAACCGCCATGCCAGCCTTGGTGAACCCTATGCATCATAA
- a CDS encoding flavodoxin domain-containing protein: protein MNFKVIYGTETGNAEMVADDIVEALSDDCSIESSDMSKLSVSDITADTFYFVICSTYGDGELPHSAQPFFQSLEQYKPDLAGVRFAIFGLGDSFYATYNKGSEIMAQAFADLGAVQVGERGLHDASTGALPGDAALPWAKQVLAQL from the coding sequence ATGAACTTCAAGGTCATTTACGGAACTGAAACGGGCAATGCCGAAATGGTTGCTGATGACATCGTCGAAGCCCTGAGCGATGACTGCTCGATCGAAAGTTCGGACATGTCGAAACTTTCCGTTTCCGACATCACCGCTGACACTTTCTATTTCGTGATCTGCTCCACGTACGGCGACGGCGAATTGCCACACTCTGCCCAGCCGTTTTTCCAGAGCCTGGAACAATACAAACCAGACCTTGCCGGCGTCAGGTTTGCCATCTTCGGCCTGGGCGATTCGTTCTACGCCACCTACAACAAAGGTAGCGAGATCATGGCCCAAGCATTTGCCGACCTGGGCGCCGTCCAGGTAGGCGAGCGTGGTCTTCACGATGCCAGCACCGGGGCATTGCCAGGTGACGCGGCCCTGCCCTGGGCCAAACAGGTCCTGGCCCAGCTGTGA
- a CDS encoding FAD-dependent oxidoreductase, translating into MSAPNIAIIGSGPSGCYMAQALRKHWADAEIVIFDRLPVPYGLVRYGVAPDHPGTKAVTRQFERMFERDRIHFVGNAEIGKAISLANLRAAFDIVVIATGLHGDRPLAIQGEDAENIYGAGQVTRMLNDHPDEACFAPAFGKCPLIVGNGNVAIDVLRLLAKSAVDFHGSELSPESLAQLATHEIDQLHIVGRSPAVLAKFDTVMIRELTKLQDVRFTISEDSALGEATSAAEVTKLEALLELTDRHRANAGREVVFHFGWAPHCVSVAEGKATGLEVSNGAGGKKTLLASSIITAVGFQEQCAAELSRAQVAGTLVDIEKGLLDIGLYCAGWYRRGPTGTIPENRSDAKHVAAYIVADWANNVSTRAGLASIVSSLCNTVSYAHWQLIDKAELDNAAEGRQRRKFRDIPSMLKFATPLTSGEQQ; encoded by the coding sequence ATGAGCGCCCCTAACATCGCCATCATCGGCTCAGGGCCGTCCGGCTGTTACATGGCCCAGGCCCTGCGCAAGCACTGGGCCGACGCCGAAATCGTGATCTTCGACCGCCTGCCTGTCCCGTACGGCCTGGTGAGGTATGGCGTAGCGCCCGACCACCCGGGCACCAAAGCCGTAACGCGCCAGTTCGAGCGCATGTTCGAACGCGATCGCATCCACTTTGTCGGCAATGCCGAGATCGGCAAGGCAATTTCGCTGGCAAACCTGCGCGCGGCCTTTGACATCGTGGTCATCGCTACGGGCCTGCATGGGGACCGGCCGCTGGCGATCCAGGGCGAGGATGCCGAGAACATCTACGGTGCCGGCCAGGTTACCCGGATGCTCAACGATCACCCCGATGAAGCCTGCTTTGCACCGGCCTTCGGCAAGTGCCCCCTAATCGTGGGCAATGGCAATGTGGCCATCGATGTGCTTCGGCTCCTGGCAAAATCTGCAGTTGATTTCCACGGATCCGAACTGTCGCCGGAGTCGCTGGCGCAACTGGCAACGCATGAAATCGACCAACTGCATATTGTGGGTCGGTCGCCCGCCGTACTGGCCAAGTTCGACACGGTCATGATCCGTGAACTGACCAAACTGCAAGACGTTCGCTTCACGATCAGCGAAGACTCAGCCTTGGGCGAGGCCACTAGCGCCGCCGAAGTTACCAAGCTTGAAGCCTTGCTCGAACTGACAGATCGCCACCGCGCCAACGCAGGTCGAGAGGTGGTATTCCATTTTGGCTGGGCACCCCACTGCGTCAGTGTTGCAGAGGGGAAAGCCACAGGCCTCGAAGTTTCCAACGGCGCCGGCGGCAAGAAGACCCTGCTCGCCAGCAGCATCATTACCGCCGTTGGTTTCCAGGAACAATGCGCCGCCGAACTGAGCAGAGCGCAAGTTGCGGGAACCCTCGTCGACATTGAAAAAGGCCTGTTGGATATCGGCCTTTATTGTGCCGGTTGGTATCGACGCGGGCCGACCGGAACAATTCCTGAAAACCGCAGCGATGCCAAGCATGTTGCAGCGTATATCGTTGCTGACTGGGCAAATAACGTTTCGACCCGAGCGGGCCTGGCCTCGATTGTTTCTTCACTGTGCAATACCGTCAGTTATGCGCACTGGCAATTGATCGACAAAGCCGAACTTGACAATGCAGCGGAAGGTAGACAACGCCGAAAGTTTCGTGACATTCCGAGCATGCTGAAATTTGCCACCCCCCTTACCTCCGGAGAACAACAATGA
- a CDS encoding cytochrome P450 produces the protein MSSPLSTLEAAPYLDVSNPSFSIRSKEVQDARAQSWFARTPYGIAVIRYNEVNALIRDQRLRQGSYAWPAHNKAVGSFAEWWMRMLLSREGADHSRLRRLANPAFAPKLVRKMTPVFQEMANELIDEFASKGSCEFVAEFSEPYATQVICALLGLPRSEWRNLAALAVDMGLALGVTFKQDEAKINEATDKMFGYARAAVENLKKNGLGEDFLSLLVKANEEDKSALSDQELYDMIILAIFGGIDTTRNQLALGMEQFVEHPDQWHLLGEDPELARPAVEEIMRVRPTVTWVTREALEDFNYQGLDIKKGTTVHLFSQAAGTDPSVFETPGFDITAKRQAHFGFGAGAHHCIGHFIARGDMTEALALLAQRIKNPRFGGPVTWLPDSGNTGPVAMPITFDPER, from the coding sequence ATGTCCTCCCCGCTCAGCACGCTCGAAGCAGCCCCCTACCTCGACGTTTCCAACCCATCGTTTTCCATTCGCTCGAAGGAAGTGCAGGACGCGAGGGCTCAAAGCTGGTTCGCCCGTACCCCTTACGGCATTGCGGTGATTCGCTATAACGAGGTGAACGCGCTCATTCGCGATCAGCGCCTGCGTCAAGGTAGCTACGCCTGGCCAGCCCACAACAAAGCCGTCGGCAGCTTCGCCGAATGGTGGATGAGGATGCTGCTGAGCCGTGAAGGTGCCGACCACTCGCGCCTGCGCCGCCTTGCCAACCCGGCTTTCGCACCCAAGCTGGTCAGGAAAATGACCCCTGTCTTCCAGGAAATGGCCAATGAGCTGATCGATGAATTTGCCAGTAAGGGGTCTTGCGAATTCGTCGCCGAGTTCTCCGAGCCTTACGCCACCCAGGTCATCTGCGCCCTGTTGGGTCTGCCGCGCAGCGAATGGCGCAATCTAGCTGCGCTGGCAGTAGACATGGGCCTGGCACTGGGGGTCACGTTCAAACAGGATGAGGCCAAGATCAACGAAGCCACCGACAAGATGTTTGGCTACGCCAGGGCGGCCGTCGAAAACCTGAAAAAGAATGGGCTGGGCGAAGACTTCCTCAGCCTGCTGGTGAAGGCCAACGAAGAAGACAAGTCCGCCCTGAGTGATCAAGAGCTCTATGACATGATCATCCTGGCGATCTTCGGCGGGATCGATACCACGCGCAACCAGCTTGCGCTGGGCATGGAGCAGTTTGTCGAACACCCGGATCAGTGGCACCTGCTGGGGGAAGACCCAGAGCTGGCTCGCCCCGCTGTCGAAGAGATCATGCGTGTGCGCCCCACCGTCACCTGGGTTACCCGCGAAGCACTCGAAGACTTCAACTACCAGGGCCTGGACATCAAGAAAGGCACAACCGTGCACCTGTTCAGCCAGGCTGCCGGCACCGACCCGAGCGTGTTCGAGACCCCAGGCTTCGACATCACGGCGAAACGTCAGGCTCACTTCGGCTTCGGTGCCGGTGCACACCACTGCATAGGCCACTTCATCGCCCGCGGCGACATGACCGAAGCGCTCGCCCTGCTAGCGCAACGCATCAAGAACCCACGGTTCGGTGGCCCGGTAACGTGGCTGCCGGACAGCGGCAATACCGGCCCTGTCGCCATGCCAATCACGTTCGACCCGGAGCGCTGA
- a CDS encoding type 1 glutamine amidotransferase, which yields MKPARIVAVVHSDTDVPGSLPELFAEQGVELEVRSITRPLIAPEMLDGLVIMGSPESAYDSRLPWLDAELEWLKEVQCRGVPSWGICFGSQLLARALGGSVHRNAHVEIGWTPLTTLQNDWQHVGPWLNFHFDAFTLPPDATLLAKTNLALQVFRQGKSIGMQFHPEIDPAMFDTWTRYWRSTQEGRRFLETAGDLPERMRAEIQDRQPANRENCRHLVKDFLNQI from the coding sequence GTGAAACCTGCTCGAATCGTTGCCGTTGTCCATTCCGATACCGATGTGCCCGGGAGCCTGCCGGAGCTGTTTGCCGAGCAAGGTGTGGAGCTTGAGGTGCGCTCCATCACGCGCCCCCTGATCGCGCCAGAAATGCTCGATGGCCTGGTGATCATGGGCAGCCCGGAGTCGGCCTATGACAGCCGCCTGCCTTGGCTGGATGCGGAGCTTGAATGGTTGAAAGAGGTTCAGTGCAGGGGCGTGCCGAGCTGGGGGATCTGTTTTGGCAGCCAGCTGCTGGCCAGAGCGCTGGGTGGGAGCGTCCATCGCAATGCCCACGTGGAAATTGGCTGGACCCCGCTGACCACCTTGCAGAACGACTGGCAGCATGTCGGGCCGTGGCTGAACTTCCATTTCGACGCTTTCACCCTTCCGCCGGACGCCACCTTGCTGGCGAAGACCAATCTTGCGCTGCAGGTTTTCAGGCAGGGCAAATCGATCGGCATGCAGTTTCACCCTGAAATTGACCCGGCGATGTTCGACACCTGGACCCGTTATTGGCGTTCGACGCAGGAGGGCAGGCGGTTTCTCGAGACGGCTGGCGATCTTCCTGAACGTATGCGCGCAGAAATACAGGATCGACAGCCTGCCAACAGGGAGAACTGTCGACACCTCGTGAAGGACTTCCTGAACCAGATCTGA
- a CDS encoding aldehyde dehydrogenase, producing the protein MSHYSLGYWQDKAANLQIEGRAFIDGHYLPAADGQTFQCISPIDGSTLTQVASCGPADADLAVASARRAFEAGVWSRMAPAARKAVMIRFAELIDQHAEELALLETLDMGKPISDALYVDVALAAQALRWNGEAIDKVYDEVAPTPHDQLGLVTREPVGVVAAIVPWNFPLMMASWKLGPALATGNSIILKPSEKSPLTAIRVAQLAVDAGIPKGVLNVLPGYGHTVGKALALHMDVETLVFTGSTRVAKQLMVYAGESNMKRIWLEAGGKSPNIVFADAPNLAEAAESAAAAIAFNQGEVCTAGSRLLVERGVKESFLPLLLEALAQWKPGHPLDPETKVGALVDSQQLDTVLKYIEAGHAQGAKLLAGGKRTLEETGGVFVQPTVFDGVSNAMKIAQEEIFGPVLSVIEFDTFDEAIAIANDTPYGLAAAVWTSDIGKAHRAAKALRAGSVWVNQYDGGDMTAPFGGFKQSGNGRDKSLHAFDKYTELKATWIKL; encoded by the coding sequence ATGAGTCACTACTCACTCGGCTACTGGCAAGACAAAGCGGCAAACCTGCAGATTGAAGGTCGCGCCTTCATCGATGGCCACTACCTGCCTGCAGCAGATGGCCAGACATTCCAGTGCATCAGCCCGATTGACGGCAGCACGCTCACCCAGGTTGCCAGTTGCGGCCCGGCAGATGCTGACCTTGCGGTCGCTTCAGCAAGACGCGCGTTCGAAGCCGGCGTGTGGTCGCGCATGGCGCCTGCGGCCCGCAAGGCCGTGATGATTCGCTTCGCTGAACTGATCGACCAGCATGCTGAAGAGCTGGCCCTGCTCGAAACCTTGGACATGGGCAAACCCATCAGTGACGCCTTGTACGTCGACGTTGCCCTGGCTGCTCAAGCATTGCGCTGGAACGGTGAAGCCATCGACAAGGTGTACGACGAAGTCGCGCCGACGCCGCATGACCAGCTGGGGTTGGTGACCCGTGAACCGGTGGGCGTGGTGGCGGCCATCGTGCCCTGGAACTTCCCCCTGATGATGGCCTCCTGGAAGCTGGGGCCAGCACTGGCAACCGGCAACTCGATCATTCTGAAGCCATCGGAAAAGTCGCCGCTCACCGCCATTCGCGTCGCCCAGTTGGCGGTCGATGCCGGCATTCCAAAAGGCGTCTTAAACGTATTGCCGGGGTATGGCCACACCGTCGGCAAAGCGCTGGCGCTGCACATGGACGTGGAAACCCTGGTCTTCACTGGCTCGACGCGAGTCGCCAAGCAGCTGATGGTGTATGCCGGCGAGTCGAACATGAAGCGGATTTGGCTGGAGGCGGGTGGCAAGAGCCCCAACATCGTGTTCGCTGACGCCCCAAACCTTGCAGAGGCAGCCGAATCCGCCGCCGCCGCGATTGCCTTCAACCAGGGCGAGGTGTGCACCGCGGGCTCCCGCTTGCTGGTGGAACGAGGGGTCAAGGAAAGCTTCCTGCCATTGCTGCTCGAAGCCCTTGCACAATGGAAACCTGGCCATCCGCTCGACCCCGAGACCAAGGTTGGCGCGTTGGTCGACAGCCAACAACTCGACACGGTTCTCAAGTACATCGAGGCGGGGCATGCCCAGGGCGCGAAGCTGCTGGCTGGCGGCAAGCGAACCCTTGAAGAGACGGGCGGCGTGTTTGTACAGCCGACGGTTTTTGATGGGGTCAGCAACGCGATGAAGATTGCCCAGGAAGAGATTTTTGGCCCGGTGCTTTCGGTCATCGAGTTCGACACGTTCGACGAAGCCATCGCCATCGCGAACGATACCCCGTATGGCCTCGCCGCTGCTGTCTGGACGTCCGATATTGGCAAAGCCCATCGGGCAGCCAAAGCGCTGCGGGCAGGGAGTGTCTGGGTCAATCAATATGACGGTGGAGACATGACGGCGCCGTTTGGCGGCTTCAAGCAATCGGGGAACGGGCGCGACAAGTCACTGCACGCCTTCGACAAGTACACCGAGCTCAAAGCCACGTGGATCAAGCTGTAA
- a CDS encoding aspartate aminotransferase family protein: MNTYSATLAKSDVQHHLHPYTDARQHEQVGPLIIERGEGIHVYDTAGKRYIEAMSGLWSVALGFNNRRLIKAATDQLNTLPFYHLFSHKAHAPSIELAEKLVQIAPVPMSKVFFTNSGSEANDTVVKMLWYRNNALGKPEKKKIISRINAYHGITAVSASLTGLPANQRGFDVPLPGFLHVGCPHFYRNGQAGETEAAFTQRLVQELEDMILREGPGTIAAFYGEPLMGAGGVIVPPEGYWAKIQAVCRKHDILVVADEVICGFGRTGNMFGCETFDIQPDILVTSKQLSSSYQPIAAIMLNEKVYEGIADQSHALGTLGHGFTGSGHPVAAAVALENVRVIEEEKLVEHAAEIGQYLQKRLRALAGHPLVGEVRGVGLIAAVELVMNQATKAPFGTTGRLGKYLAGRAQHHGMITRAMGDAIAFCPPLISRMEDIDRIVEIFEVSLEDTYRWASAQEDFEHTASFQSVR, from the coding sequence ATGAACACTTATAGCGCTACCTTGGCCAAGTCGGATGTCCAGCATCATCTTCATCCCTATACCGATGCCCGTCAGCACGAGCAAGTTGGCCCGCTCATCATTGAGCGGGGTGAAGGGATTCACGTTTATGACACTGCGGGCAAGCGGTACATCGAGGCCATGTCCGGCCTCTGGAGTGTTGCCTTGGGCTTCAACAACCGCCGGCTGATCAAGGCTGCCACGGACCAGCTCAACACCTTGCCGTTTTATCACCTGTTCTCGCACAAGGCACATGCTCCGAGCATCGAGCTGGCCGAGAAACTGGTGCAGATTGCACCGGTGCCGATGAGCAAGGTGTTCTTCACCAATTCAGGTTCGGAGGCGAACGATACCGTTGTCAAAATGCTCTGGTATCGCAACAACGCCCTTGGCAAACCCGAGAAGAAGAAAATCATCAGCCGGATCAATGCCTATCATGGCATCACCGCAGTCAGTGCAAGCCTGACTGGGTTGCCGGCAAACCAGCGGGGGTTCGATGTACCACTGCCGGGTTTCCTTCATGTCGGTTGCCCGCATTTCTACCGCAATGGGCAAGCTGGCGAAACCGAGGCAGCGTTCACTCAGCGGCTGGTGCAGGAACTTGAGGACATGATCCTCCGTGAGGGCCCCGGCACCATTGCCGCATTTTATGGGGAACCGTTGATGGGCGCTGGCGGGGTGATCGTGCCGCCCGAAGGTTACTGGGCAAAGATCCAGGCCGTGTGCCGCAAACATGACATTCTCGTCGTGGCCGATGAAGTGATTTGCGGTTTTGGCCGTACCGGTAACATGTTCGGCTGTGAAACCTTTGATATTCAGCCGGACATCCTGGTTACGTCGAAGCAGCTGTCATCGTCCTATCAGCCGATCGCAGCGATCATGCTCAACGAAAAAGTCTACGAGGGTATTGCCGACCAGAGCCATGCCCTCGGTACGCTGGGGCATGGTTTCACGGGCAGTGGGCACCCAGTGGCCGCTGCAGTCGCACTTGAAAACGTGCGGGTGATCGAGGAGGAAAAGCTCGTTGAACACGCAGCCGAGATCGGACAGTACCTTCAGAAGCGCCTGCGTGCCTTGGCTGGGCATCCATTGGTGGGTGAGGTGCGGGGTGTCGGCTTGATTGCGGCAGTCGAGCTGGTGATGAATCAGGCGACGAAAGCGCCCTTCGGTACCACCGGCCGTCTAGGCAAGTATCTGGCAGGTCGAGCACAACATCACGGCATGATCACGCGGGCCATGGGGGATGCCATTGCGTTCTGCCCACCGTTGATCTCGCGCATGGAAGATATCGACCGCATCGTCGAGATCTTCGAAGTGTCGTTGGAAGACACCTACCGCTGGGCTTCGGCGCAGGAAGATTTCGAGCACACGGCCAGTTTCCAGAGCGTGCGCTGA
- a CDS encoding aminoglycoside phosphotransferase family protein has protein sequence MFDEYLKRWALTLDGEAFASLNGHLLPVRLGDVPAMLKVSQSPEELAGNALMAWWDGDGAAPVLAHEGGALLMLRAQGTASLAQMVECGRDDDATRILCTVAARLHRPHTKPLPALVPLEHWFEALWSAAANHGGILEHSARAASELLATRRDVVALHGDIHHGNVLDFGPDGWLAIDPKGLCGERGFDYANILCNPDDANALVPGRFARRVALICEASGIDRQRLLQWVLAWAGLSAAWMLEDGAETGCRLEVAKLAAAAVNIGI, from the coding sequence ATGTTTGATGAATACCTGAAACGCTGGGCACTGACCCTCGACGGTGAGGCGTTTGCCTCGCTCAATGGCCACCTCTTGCCCGTTCGCCTGGGCGATGTACCCGCCATGCTGAAGGTCTCGCAGTCGCCAGAAGAGTTGGCAGGCAACGCGCTCATGGCCTGGTGGGACGGCGATGGGGCGGCGCCCGTGCTGGCTCATGAAGGCGGCGCCTTGCTGATGCTGCGCGCGCAAGGCACGGCGTCACTTGCACAGATGGTTGAATGTGGCCGGGATGACGATGCCACACGCATCCTCTGTACAGTAGCGGCCCGCCTTCACCGCCCCCATACCAAGCCACTCCCCGCATTGGTGCCACTTGAGCACTGGTTCGAAGCCCTGTGGAGCGCTGCAGCAAATCATGGTGGCATTCTTGAGCACAGCGCTCGGGCTGCAAGCGAGCTTCTGGCGACTCGGCGTGACGTTGTGGCGCTTCACGGCGATATCCATCACGGCAATGTGCTCGATTTCGGCCCGGACGGGTGGCTCGCTATAGATCCCAAGGGGCTCTGCGGCGAGCGCGGCTTTGATTACGCGAACATTCTCTGCAACCCGGACGATGCCAACGCGCTTGTGCCGGGACGTTTTGCACGGCGAGTGGCACTCATCTGCGAGGCATCCGGTATTGATCGACAACGCCTCTTGCAATGGGTGCTTGCCTGGGCAGGATTGTCGGCAGCCTGGATGCTCGAAGACGGCGCTGAGACGGGCTGCCGGCTCGAGGTGGCGAAATTGGCAGCGGCGGCAGTCAATATCGGCATTTAA
- a CDS encoding ASCH domain-containing protein — MSADPARLANRSIKESSIKALSIVRPSGSRIAAGEKILEVRRWPAGLAPSEDLLIVENGRFLHAEGDEDADGIAVAIVRVKAVRPFVHADVQAACASYFEEGWLAWELSDVRPLDGAMPVRAARGIYEVDFAWDV; from the coding sequence ATGTCCGCTGACCCAGCCAGGCTGGCCAACCGCTCGATCAAGGAGAGCAGCATCAAAGCGTTATCAATCGTGCGCCCCAGTGGCAGCCGTATCGCTGCTGGCGAGAAAATCCTGGAAGTACGGCGCTGGCCCGCAGGCCTCGCCCCTTCCGAAGACCTGCTGATCGTGGAAAACGGCCGCTTTCTGCATGCCGAAGGCGATGAAGATGCAGACGGTATCGCCGTGGCCATTGTCCGCGTAAAAGCGGTTCGGCCGTTTGTGCACGCGGACGTGCAGGCGGCCTGTGCCAGCTACTTTGAAGAAGGCTGGCTGGCATGGGAGTTGAGTGACGTCAGGCCCCTCGATGGGGCCATGCCTGTGCGGGCGGCCCGCGGAATATATGAAGTGGATTTCGCCTGGGATGTTTGA